From the genome of Mucilaginibacter paludis DSM 18603:
TATTAAAACGATGTTGAATTTTATTGCGAGGATTTATAATGTCAAAATTCAGGACAATACAAACCTACCCTAAGTGTTAGATGAAGCTGTTACACAATTTTTTAAATAAGTTCTATAATTCACACATTTCAAACTGCAGAGAGCCCTTGCAGGTGATGTGTTTGTAATAGGAAGGAGTTATACCGGTAACTTTTTTAAATTGGGTGGATAGGTGAGCCACACTACTATAATTCAATTTCCACGAAATCTCGGTGAGGTTAAGCTCGTTATTGCAAATTAATTGCTTAACCCGTTTTATTTTATTGATGATGATGTAATGCTCAATGGCGATGCGTTGTGTTTCCGAAAAAACATTAGCCAGGTAAGTATAATCAAGATTGAGTTTGCCACTGAGATAATCAGAAAAATTAATCTTCATGCCTTCCGGATGTTGGATCATTTCTGAAATAGCACTGACGATTTTTTCTACCAGGATATTTTTTTTATCGTCCATCAGTTCCAAGCCTGCTTTAATTAAAGCGACCCAGAATTTTTGCATCTGATCTGTTGATACTGGTTCCAGAATTTCTACCCCACCTGCATTTACCTTGATCACGGTCAGCCCGATCC
Proteins encoded in this window:
- a CDS encoding helix-turn-helix domain-containing protein; its protein translation is MILFIKNMVCLSCQIVVQYELERIGLTVIKVNAGGVEILEPVSTDQMQKFWVALIKAGLELMDDKKNILVEKIVSAISEMIQHPEGMKINFSDYLSGKLNLDYTYLANVFSETQRIAIEHYIIINKIKRVKQLICNNELNLTEISWKLNYSSVAHLSTQFKKVTGITPSYYKHITCKGSLQFEMCEL